One window of Alkaliphilus metalliredigens QYMF genomic DNA carries:
- a CDS encoding sugar ABC transporter permease, with translation MVSKEEKQISVMDIVKLSIRNNIKQYTMFIALISIMLIFSLLSDVFLTPRNLSTLFLQTAHIAVLACGVVLVIVAGHIDLSIGAVVGLTGAICAILQANYGLGVFSAILLTLGVGALIGLWQGYWVAYRDVPAFIVTLAGMMIFNGLLLGVTKGATIATPIEFNRMGQGYLPTLFFESTARDMIPHDTTMIIMILVIAGYLWIELSRRKERVKYGFAVLPKSLFITKVCLVIALISTVFLVMAFYLGLPYSILLLMIVGGLYTFLTNNTAFGRHVYAIGGNKEAAKLSGINIRQRTLWIFISSGILGALGGIIFTARVGSAAASAGQSMELDVIAAAIIGGTSTLGGEGTIVGAIIGALVMSTLNNGMLLLDVGTTQRYIVRGLVLLLAVWVDIASRKKNA, from the coding sequence ATGGTTAGTAAAGAGGAAAAACAGATAAGTGTCATGGATATTGTGAAATTATCTATTAGAAATAATATTAAGCAATATACAATGTTTATTGCCTTAATTAGTATTATGCTGATATTTTCATTATTAAGTGATGTGTTTTTAACACCAAGGAATTTATCAACTCTATTTTTACAAACAGCTCACATCGCAGTATTAGCCTGTGGTGTTGTGTTAGTGATTGTTGCGGGTCACATTGATTTATCAATTGGAGCGGTCGTAGGGTTAACGGGAGCCATTTGTGCTATCTTACAAGCCAACTATGGATTGGGAGTATTTTCAGCTATTTTACTAACACTAGGAGTGGGTGCTTTAATTGGATTATGGCAGGGCTACTGGGTAGCCTATCGAGATGTGCCGGCTTTCATTGTCACATTAGCAGGTATGATGATTTTTAATGGCTTACTGTTAGGGGTAACAAAGGGAGCAACGATTGCAACTCCTATAGAATTTAATCGTATGGGACAAGGATATTTACCAACACTATTTTTCGAAAGTACTGCAAGGGATATGATTCCCCATGACACAACAATGATCATTATGATACTTGTGATTGCAGGTTATCTATGGATTGAGCTTAGTAGAAGAAAGGAAAGAGTTAAGTATGGTTTTGCTGTATTGCCTAAATCCTTATTTATTACTAAGGTTTGTTTAGTGATCGCACTGATTTCAACTGTATTTCTCGTGATGGCCTTCTATTTAGGGCTTCCATACTCAATTCTACTTCTCATGATAGTAGGTGGTTTGTATACATTTTTAACGAATAATACAGCTTTTGGTCGACACGTATATGCCATAGGGGGTAACAAAGAAGCTGCAAAGCTCTCGGGAATTAATATCAGACAGCGAACTCTGTGGATTTTTATCTCCTCCGGTATACTAGGTGCATTAGGAGGTATTATTTTTACTGCAAGGGTAGGATCAGCTGCTGCATCAGCTGGACAGTCTATGGAGTTAGATGTCATCGCTGCGGCAATCATTGGTGGAACAAGTACATTAGGTGGAGAGGGAACTATCGTAGGTGCCATTATTGGTGCTTTGGTCATGTCAACCCTTAACAATGGAATGTTATTACTTGATGTTGGAACAACACAGCGGTATATCGTTAGGGGATTAGTCCTATTATTAGCTGTTTGGGTTGATATTGCTTCTCGAAAGAAGAATGCATAG